A window from Chrysemys picta bellii isolate R12L10 chromosome 2, ASM1138683v2, whole genome shotgun sequence encodes these proteins:
- the LOC135981253 gene encoding myb/SANT-like DNA-binding domain-containing protein 2: protein MESSQDRKRAPAWTEREVRDLLAIWGDEAVIAELRSSKRNGKVLEKISKAMKDRGHNRDTQQCRVKIKELRQAYHKAREANGRSGAEPQTCRYYAELHAILGGAATTTPTVCYDSLTGETHREDGSGNEEDDDGGTVGSSQQQGSGETGFPNSQDLFVTLDLEPVTPELTQDPQGTQETSAANVSPSQRLVNIRKRKRKTRDEMFTELQMSSHADRAQQNAWRQSMSEMRKAQHEREERWRAEDDRWRQLADRRQEAMLRLLEHQSDMLKRMVELQERQQEQRPPLQPLCNQQPSSPSSIASSPRRPRTRWGGLRPPSHSTPDDRPSIRRLGFNKS from the exons atggaatcctcccaggatcgcaaaagagctccagcatggaccgaacgggaggtacgagatctgctcgccatatggggagatgaagcagtgatagctgaactccgtagcagtaaaagaaatggaaaagtattagaaaagatctccaaggccatgaaggaccgaggccataacagggacacacagcagtgccgcgtgaaaattaaggagctacggcaagcctaccacaaagccagagaagcaaacggaaggtccggggcagagccgcaaacttgccgctactacgcggagctgcatgccattctagggggtgcagccaccactaccccaaccgtgtgctatgactctctcactggagaaacacacagggaagacggttcggggaacgaggaagatgacgatggaggtactgtaggtagctcacagcagcaaggaagcggagaaaccggtttccccaacagccaggatctgtttgtgaccctggacctggaaccagtaacccccgaactcacccaagaccctcagggcacacaggagacctctg ctgcaaatgtttctccttcgcagaggctcgtgaacattagaaagagaaaacgtaagacgagggacgagatgttcacggagctgcagatgtcctcccacgctgatagagcacagcagaatgcgtggaggcagtcaatgtcggagatgagaaaagcccaacatgaacgagaggagaggtggcgggctgaagacgataggtggcgtcagcttgcagacagacggcaagaggcaatgctccgtctgctggagcatcaaagtgatatgctcaagcgtatggttgagttgcaggaaaggcagcaggagcagagaccgccgctacagcccctgtgtaaccaacagccctcctccccaagttccatagcctcctcacccagacgcccaagaacacggtgggggggcctccgtccacccagtcactccaccccagatgatcgcccaagcatcagaaggctgggcttcaataagagttaa